A window of Trichoderma atroviride chromosome 3, complete sequence contains these coding sequences:
- a CDS encoding uncharacterized protein (EggNog:ENOG41): MNIEEASKLSPKDIQYVVENIFLPPKLPQNGDDASIVSHEASMLAIVADALQEFSTTIQQSDRIAIDGAAKAVQRFRKIVDGSGFLNEDMLREGFGDLEKNGGFLLLHVRAQNAGIVITCDKDTAVFEPFELSPENERVMAISGRLKRSFPASSTALSLEVFNQEQCQAGLANTIATMSHQEVSEMKPKITKAGNQHIEERDTTTPAIVTDFLVAGLSAIGRPSQGSRIWKNTREEVLWSGAYSPWRRSPVWLLVRVAIQLYLSRLASNKGLYKEFMVFLMAYILQCCEGHDLPSDIFHCMMAKISKRLIKIDQNQAYPWIGTVERVLRNCQSRNEERWNVIMRKNETPVDIHPLSANETSQGRFVTCQTLDEFLEQIYSRQVIEADKDFTPPWILSKNDKDYLPSLEAVSPNDHSTIPFYLSAFETWIESSLYTWLDSHILRQDTCEMLYNSTKAYHHLALSQYHEDPESLSIMLLVIMELWVACDKAATQHHPLILNYRSEMPHELLQSLILPLRGQMERLKTVEDYLEERRARAYFSYPSIFHSFGHMHSFSVQYFQSSPAHKTLLQDIEQEAESVRQRKKDEFSRLKNEYENWMNLYNGTSHDFEDVVDWKTGVSNSEHSSSCTKCIYLNRAEKLHIDIYEWPLPEKKLDAQSTVFELRVPKCFNDWRNMSSFCRVDVLGSLYGSGSQPADWTLGSYLTSYYDNIARTIILASTTKPNAHTHRKTKLVKTAVLQDVLVANGMRYEYYDTEQRCYISGVHCTDEVPKMCTYTLSQQCASLQDFIFRPHNEPNGLTPNHVISRQSMCPDHLSLEEFKAMASIPVGYRVGWKNILVSLHTPALDFRKLDTVLILLQTSRQAGPPLPESALRGSHQDLDDENFAATLLKGLRLAVARISENWESFQALYAFISLATRLLSWAPCLAISRDCVSFIGDCRKVALVWLRSLQDRVKEAQDETQRIELIERVFQVALVCMSSFHVDDAHLRQIVKTPEEACIMIESSIAIQSTMQFAMKPEDAFYRSATNRWHQCMHQAHQLYIEEIRCGRSSWLDEAIANTWSTYPGGREWTTLSTAADHWLVTRTVAANRLGSLNVYFNLLTAELLVNGLPLSRLPAEYERHQSYETYFGRSMVEVMPTEMPGMQFSSKGAYHDCKIYLGLSGPENQDLLLVAVRAGDMEQEETFDLIPPRVFDQILPRHFIDDYSHWYRRRTGEIEFRPKSSPWDLPSEYWRMRKLELSLNSGWVMEKSGQFLLGLTDVAVQRLHKLLAPLENSDYIHVIANSDSNRVDIELPRFQLEFWYNQGSDKIYSRQFRDMHIDSCQNIDALIGLESKLVLTDGLQRRKLLLPSGKAKWHDSEGHIRVFIPYGISEKVHFYDVDTLLGRIVDNGSLQSKLIICYLHALTSYCLPDPLTRMTGTETALTILNSGAVRSFQCLSEENLERLDCIAKLSPIRHYYPDYLRVMESTSWDPCLSSLSQHIGFHRSVQSILCQSASFKFFYPGTYIGPPVLDRVDPLLEERQVIRSSCFHLFGFGAEDYTCSKDVPYHGRDRLSLSDRCNRSFKIAKSLFTMKANLFEAIPSNFADTLWPYLSKSDSMPGPDTPLPDSLISYDAKWLEDASPLLSSHWCQLYHALGRKQNEMNTIQAMFCLAAMGYSESCNLQVIQILVACAIMSPVGGITVPDSQSYQLSDGHKAASDWLQTVARCNAKPFSDSPDSHMSPYNRESTSSLRNRRYQNFHQNLDAAVMDFSSSLQSQWICQNPQNPSSYTILTYIYYERAMETVRKRWISWLSNSRLYDHFVEIVDVLRRYSIAAIDWDPPIETPLIPMQSAKRRFFKDCHLFEIFDPVLPQPVIQGTNLELLSYTADRPKNYSNGAALVERLQRDTARHNHQSNYVSDLEKSFEKLSLQDHQYFIKTSGDDLVDELDRNLQRCKEDADRVYHALATAMRPSTGNAPDTEATLAISLFMAPRVSPAFFLRQLASPWWNEISDQWKQAIVDYGLALSRLQRAKRMRYLHDNQDDLMKELLNVGHRNWQPLDYPKSLLLEIESDILIRENQESVAANMRTPPNDKNVTMQLNMGEGKSSIIVPAIAAHLANGSRLVRVIVTKPQAKELHRILVTKLGGWLGKRVYYMPFSRSLRLTANDTISLDSIYRDCMKSGGVLLAQPEHILSQKLMGIECLISGREEVGRVLLDTQRFLDSNTRDIVDESDENFSVKFELIYTMGAQGPIELSPDRWILIQKVLSLVARIVPQIQKSFPDSIEVNYHAEGCFPKTRILRQDALDSLLNQLSHEICNVGLPSFPVVHQQKSTRDAVLKYISTALLSSEQITSVQQCSCFYTELTKGPLLLLRGLIAEGILGFVFEQKRWRVNYGLAPIRQPATRLAVPYRAKDSPTPRSEFSHVDVVIILTCLSYYYGGLSNDDLFLCFEHLMKLDQAENEYSEWVQFAPSLPESFHRLVGVNIKDRYQVTHHLFPHLRYSKNVIDYFLAHIIFPKEMKEFPEKLSASGWDIGQRKIHPTTGFSGTNDSRNLLPLEIQQLDLDDQLHTNALVLERLLQPENSVVLMLRSKEEAPSGNAFLKFARSLDPPGSCHS; this comes from the exons ATGAACATAGAAGAAGCATCAAAATTGTCGCCCAAAGACATACAATATGTGGTGGAGAACATATTTTTGCCTCCAAAGCTCCCACAgaatggtgatgatgcctcTATTGTGTCTCACGAGGCTTCCATGCTAGCTATCGTCGCCGATGCGCTTCAGGAATTCAGCACTACCATCCAGCAAAGCGATAGGATTGCAATTGATGGGGCGGCAAAGGCCGTCCAGCGTTTTCGTAAGATCGTTGATGGAAGCGGATTCTTGAATGAAGACATGCTACGCGAGGGATTCGGTGACCTTGAGAAGAATG GGGgtttcttgctgcttcatGTGAGGGCACAGAATGCCGGCATAGTCATAACTTGCGACAAAGATACCGCTGTGTTTGAACCTTTCGAACTGTCGCCAGAGAACGAAAGGGTAATGGCCATCTCGGGACGCCTCAAACGCTCttttccagcttcttcaacagctttAAGCCTCGAGGTATTCAACCAAGAGCAATGCCAAGCGGGTCTTGCAAACACAATTGCGACAATGAGTCATCAAGAAGTGTCTGAGATGAAGCCAAAGATAACCAAGGCTGGTAACCAACATATTGAGGAAAGAGACACCACCACTCCAGCAATTGTAACTGATTTCTTGGTAGCTGGTCTAAGCGCTATTGGCCGGCCGTCTCAAGGATCTAGAATTTGGAAGAATACTCGGGAAGAAGTTCTCTGGTCTGGCGCCTATTCGCCGTGGCGTAGGTCTCCAGTCTGGCTACTTGTTCGCGTGGCAATCCAGCTGTACCTCTCACGCTTAGCTTCAAACAAAGGGCTATACAAGGAGTTTATGGTATTCTTGATGGCCTATATCTTGCAGTGTTGTGAGGGCCATGACCTCCCCAGCGATATATTCCACTGCATGATGGCCAAGATATCCAAGCGCCTGATCAAAATTGACCAGAATCAAGCCTATCCATGGATTGGGACAGTTGAGAGAGTTTTGCGCAATTGTCAAAGTCgaaatgaagagagatggaatgTTATTATGCGAAAAAATGAAACTCCTGTGGATATTCATCCATTGTCGGCCAACGAGACCTCACAAGGGAGGTTTGTAACATGCCAAACGCTTGACGAATTTCTTGAGCAAATTTACAGCCGACAAGTAATAGAGGCTGACAAAGATTTTACGCCACCATGGATCTTGTCAAAGAATGATAAAGACTACTTACCATCTCTTGAGGCTGTTAGCCCCAACGATCACAGCACAATTCCTTTCTATCTATCCGCGTTTGAAACCTGGATCGAAAGTTCTCTGTATACTTGGTTGGACTCTCATATTTTGCGTCAAGATACATGCGAGATGCTTTACAATTCTACTAAAGCCTATCATCATCTTGCGCTGAGCCAATACCATGAGGATCCGGAAAGTCTTTCCATCATGTTGCTAGTCATTATGGAGCTATGGGTTGCTTGCGACAAAGCCGCTACCCAGCATCATCCACTCATATTGAACTACAGGTCGGAAATGCCTCATGAACTACTGCAGTCTCTCATCTTGCCACTTAGAGGGCAGATGGAACGACTAAAAACAGTGGAAGATTATCTGGAAGAACGCCGCGCTCGAGCCTATTTCTCAtacccctccatcttccactCGTTTGGGCACATGCATTCTTTTTCGGTCCAATATTTTCAGAGTTCTCCAGCCCATAAGACTTTGCTTCAGGACATTGAGCAAGAAGCGGAATCGGTGCGACAGAGAAAAAAGGACGAGTTTTCGAGGCTTAAAAATGAATACGAAAACTGGATGAATCTCTATAACGGCACTAGCCATGACTTTGAGGATGTAGTGGACTGGAAGACGGGGGTTTCAAATTCTGAGCACAGCTCTTCCTGCACGAAATGCATTTACTTGAATAGGGCTGAAAAACTGCACATTGACATTTATGAATGGCCCCTTcccgagaagaagctcgacgCGCAATCAACGGTTTTTGAGTTGAGGGTGCCAAAATGCTTCAATGACTGGCGTAATATGTCATCATTCTGTCGAGTTGATGTCTTGGGGTCACTCTATGGTAGTGGCAGTCAGCCTGCTGATTGGACCTTGGGCAGTTACCTGACGTCTTATTACGATAACATCGCCCGTACGATAATTCTCGCGTCCACCACGAAACCAAATGCACATACTCACAGGAAAACCAAGCTGGTTAAAACTGCAGTGTTGCAAGATGTGTTGGTGGCGAATGGCATGAGATACGAGTATTACGATACTGAGCAACGTTGCTACATATCCGGGGTTCACTGTACAGACGAAGTTCCCAAAATGTGCACCTACACTCTTTCACAGCAGTGCGCCAGCCTCCAAGACTTCATTTTCCGGCCTCACAATGAACCAAACGGATTGACGCCAAACCATGTCATTTCGCGACAATCAATGTGCCCAGATCATCTTTCCCTTGAGGAAttcaaggccatggccagtaTTCCGGTTGGATACCGCGTTGGATGGAAGAACATCCTAGTGAGCCTCCATACACCAGCACTGGATTTCAGAAAGCTTGATACAGTATTGATTCTGCTGCAAACCAGCCGACAAGCTGGGCCTCCGTTACCGGAATCTGCCCTCAGAGGGAGCCACCAGGATCTGGACGATGAAAATTTCGCTGCCACGCTCCTGAAAGGTCTTCGGCTAGCAGTGGCCAGAATCAGCGAAAATTGGGAATCCTTCCAAGCACTGTATGCTTTCATCTCGCTCGCAACAAGACTGCTGTCTTGGGCACCATGTCTGGCTATATCGCGCGATTGTGTATCCTTCATTGGAGATTGTCGGAAAGTGGCCCTTGTGTGGCTCCGCAGCCTGCAGGACCGAGTgaaagaagcccaagatgaAACACAACGGATAGAGCTTATTGAAAGAGTGTTCCAAGTAGCTCTGGTGTGTATGAGCTCCTTTCATGTTGACGATGCGCATCTACGGCAGATTGTGAAAACTCCGGAAGAGGCTTGTATAATGATCGAGTCATCGATTGCTATTCAGTCAACCATGCAATTCGCGATGAAGCCGGAAGATGCGTTTTACCGTAGCGCAACTAATCGCTGGCATCAGTGCATGCACCAGGCTCATCAATTGTACATTGAAGAGATACGATGTGGCCGTAGCTCGTGGCTAGACGAAGCCATTGCAAATACTTGGTCAACATATCCTGGCGGTAGAGAATGGACAACTCTTTCTACCGCAGCCGATCACTGGCTTGTGACACGAACGGTGGCTGCAAACAGACTTGGGTCTTTGAACGTATATTTCAACCTCTTAACGGCTGAGCTGCTTGTCAACGGATTGCCATTGTCGCGACTGCCAGCGGAATACGAGAGGCATCAAAGTTACGAAACATATTTCGGAAGATCGATGGTGGAAGTAATGCCGACAGAGATGCCTGGTATGCAATTTTCCTCAAAAGGGGCTTACCACGACTGCAAAATATATCTTGGTCTTAGTGGTCCTGAAAATCAAGACCTTCTCTTGGTGGCGGTTAGGGCAGGAGATATGGAACAAGAGGAAACGTTTGACCTCATTCCACCAAGAGTCTTCGATCAAATATTACCAAGACACTTCATCGACGATTATTCTCATTGGTACCGTCGGAGAACGGGCGAGATCGAGTTTCGACCAAAGTCCTCGCCTTGGGATTTACCGTCAGAGTATTGGAGAAtgaggaagctggagctATCCTTGAACTCAGGGTGGGTTATGGAGAAAAGTGGCCAgtttctccttggcctcaCTGACGTGGCGGTGCAACGCCTTCATAAGCTGTTGGCTCCGCTTGAAAACTCAGACTACATCCACGTCATTGCCAACTCAGACTCCAACCGGGTTGACATTGAATTACCGAGGTTTCAGCTAGAGTTTTGGTATAATCAAGGATCAGATAAGATCTACAGTCGCCAATTTCGCGATATGCATATAGATTCTTGTCAAAACATTGATGCATTGATTGGGCTTGAGAGCAAATTAGTCTTGACAGATGGTCTGCAAAGGCGAAAGCTTCTCCTACCAAGCGGCAAAGCGAAGTGGCACGACTCTGAGGGTCATATCCGCGTCTTCATTCCTTATGGAATTTCCGAAAAAGTCCATTTCTACGATGTTGACACGCTCTTAGGGCGGATTGTGGACAATGGGAGCTTGCAGAGCAAGCTGATAATCTGCTATCTCCATGCTCTCACTTCATATTGCCTTCCTGACCCTCTGACTAGAATGACTGGCACGGAAACAGCTCTCACGATCCTTAATTCAGGAGCGGTTAGATCATTCCAGTGCTTATCAGAGGAAAACCTTGAACGTCTTGACTGCATAGCAAAACTATCTCCTATCAGACACTACTATCCAGATTACCTGAGAGTAATGGAAAGCACTTCATGGGATCCTTGTCTGAGTAGCCTGTCCCAGCACATTGGGTTCCATAGGTCTGTCCAGTCAATCCTATGCCAGTCCGCATCTTTTAAATTTTTCTACCCTGGCACTTATATTGGACCACCGGTTCTTGACAGGGTGGACCCGTTACTCGAAGAACGTCAAGTAATCCGATCTTCCTGTTTTCACCTTTTTGGATTCGGCGCTGAAGACTACACCTGTTCCAAAGATGTCCCTTATCATGGGCGTGATAGGCTTTCGCTTTCCGACAGATGTAATCGTTCCTTTAAAATAGCCAAATCTCTGTTCACAATGAAGGCCAATCTTTTTGAAGCTATTCCATCCAACTTTGCAGACACTCTTTGGCCCTACCTTTCTAAGAGCGACAGCATGCCAGGCCCAGACACCCCGCTGCCTGACAGTCTTATCTCTTATGATGCGAaatggctggaagatgcTAGTCCCCTTCTCAGCTCACACTGGTGCCAGCTCTACCACGCTCtgggaagaaaacaaaatgagATGAACACGATTCAGGCTATGTTCTGTCTTGCTGCAATGGGCTATTCCGAGTCCTGTAATTTACAGGTTATACAAATCCTTGTCGCATGCGCAATCATGTCGCCTGTTGGAGGTATAACTGTACCTGATTCTCAATCCTATCAATTGTCTGACGGTCACAAGGCTGCCTCAGACTGGTTGCAGACTGTTGCTAGGTGCAATGCCAAGCCATTCTCAGACTCCCCTGATTCTCACATGAGCCCTTACAACAGGGAATCCACGTCAAGCTTAAGAAATAGGCGCTACCAAAATTTCCATCAAAATTTGGACGCGGCTGTAATGgacttttcatcttctttgcaaaGCCAATGGATTTGCCAAAACCCGCAAAATCCATCTAGTTACACTATTCTGACGTATATTTATTACGAGCGAGCCATGGAAACCGTGCGAAAGAGGTGGATCAGCTGGCTCTCCAATAGCCGCCTGTATGATCACTTTGTTGAGATAGTGGATGTCCTTCGACGTTATTCTATTGCAGCGATTGACTGGGATCCACCTATTGAAACACCATTAATCCCCATGCAATCAGCCAAACGGAGATTTTTTAAGGATTGCCATCTTTTCGAAATCTTCGATCCTGTGCTACCGCAACCGGTCATCCAGGGTACTAATCTAGAGCTTTTGAGTTATACTGCCGATCGCCCCAAAAACTATTCCAATGGGGCGGCTCTTGTAGAGCGACTACAACGGGACACTGCGCGACATAATCATCAGTCCAACTATGTATCAGATCTCGAAAAGAGTTTTGAGAAGTTGAGCCTTCAAGATCATcagtattttattaaaacttCTGGCGACGATCTTGTTGATGAATTGGACAGGAATTTACAACGTTGCAAAGAGGATGCAGACCGGGTTTACCATGCTTTGGCGACAGCTATGCGACCCAGCACTGGCAATGCGCCAGACACCGAGGCAACGCTGGCAATATCGCTTTTCATGGCACCTAGGGTCTCTCCAGCCTTTTTCCTGCGGCAATTGGCGAGCCCATGGTGGAACGAAATATCTGATCAGTGGAAACAGGCTATCGTCGACTATGGGCTGGCATTGTCCAGACTACAGCGCGCTAAACGCATGAGATACTTGCACGACAACCAGGATGACCTTATGAAAGAGCTACTCAATGTTGGTCATCGCAACTGGCAACCTCTTGATTACCCCAAGTCTCTGCTACTAGAAATCGAAAGCGATATCTTAATCCGGGAGAATCAAGAAAGTGTAGCCGCAAATATGAGGACACCTCCGAATGACAAGAATGTCACGATGCAGCTAAATATGGGCGAAGGGAAATCATCCATCATTGTGCCTGCTATAGCAGCCCACTTGGCAAACGGATCTCGACTTGTACGGGTTATTGTTACAAAGCCACAGGCGAAGGAACTCCACCGCATTCTTGTCACCAAATTAGGCGGATGGTTGGGCAAACGGGTGTACTATATGCCCTTTTCTCGGTCTTTAAGACTGACGGCAAACGACACCATATCGTTGGACAGTATTTATAGAGATTGCATGAAGTCAGGTGGTGTCCTTCTCGCACAGCCAGAACACATACTTTCTCAAAAGCTCATGGGCATCGAATGCCTTATTTCTGGACGGGAAGAAGTTGGACGCGTTTTGTTGGATACACAACGATTTCTGGACAGCAACACTAGAGATATCGTCGACGAAAGTGACGAGAATTTCAGTGTAAAATTTGAACTAATTTACACGATGGGAGCTCAAGGGCCAATTGAGCTCAGCCCTGACCGCTGGATTCTCATTCAAAAAGTGCTAAGTCTCGTGGCGCGAATAGTGCCACAGATACAGAAGAGCTTCCCAGATTCTATCGAAGTCAATTACCATGCTGAAGGATGCTTCCCCAAAACGCGTATACTTCGACAGGACGCCCTAGACAGTCTGTTGAACCAACTGTCTCACGAAATATGCAACGTCGGGCTTCCTAGTTTTCCGGTTGTTCACCAGCAGAAAAGCACACGAGATGCTGTGCTCAAGTACATCTCAACTGCCCTTCTCTCCTCTGAACAGATAACCTCAGTGCAACAATGTTCTTGTTTTTATACTGAGTTGACCAAAGGGCCGTTGCTTCTCCTCAGAGGCCTTATAGCAGAGGGTATATTAGGATTCGTTTTCGAGCAGAAGCGATGGAGAGTCAACTATGGGCTTGCTCCGATCCGGCAGCCAGCTACGAGACTCGCTGTTCCCTACCGAGCAAAGGACAGCCCAACTCCACGATCCGAATTTAGTCATGTAGATGTTGTTATTATACTCACATGTTTGAGCTACTACTATGGAGGATTATCTAACGATGACCTCTTTTTGTGTTTCGAACATCTAATGAAGTTGGACCAAGCTGAAAACGAATATTCGGAGTGGGTCCAGTTTGCTCCAAGTCTTCCCGAGTCATTCCATCGCCTCGTCGGAGTGAACATCAAAGACCGTTACCAAGTCAcccatcatcttttccctCATCTCCGGTACTCAAAAAACGTAATTGATTACTTCCTAGCGCATATCATCTTTCCTAAAGAGATGAAGGAATTTCCAGAAAAGCTTTCCGCTTCCGGCTGGGACATTGGACAGCGAAAGATTCACCCTACAACAGGATTCAGCGGCACCAATGATTCACGTAATCTTTTGCCTCTTGAGATTCAACAGTTGGATCTTGACGATCAGCTACACACCAATGCCTTGGTCCTTGAAAGGTTGTTACAGCCTGAGAATAGCGTTGTACTTATGCTAAGatcaaaggaagaagcaCCGTCGGGCAACGCATTCTTAAAATTTGCTCGGTCTCTAGATCCCCCCGGTTCATGTCATTCTTGA